The following proteins are co-located in the Acanthochromis polyacanthus isolate Apoly-LR-REF ecotype Palm Island chromosome 7, KAUST_Apoly_ChrSc, whole genome shotgun sequence genome:
- the LOC127534645 gene encoding eosinophil peroxidase-like isoform X1 translates to MSWASDGSNDKTMIQNINEDMAWHRRLWKTPPLGPSTPGGAPGHAHRRRRHPDSPTTTDTGTPHRGLSRSFMENKVETAKARVDADYLYSRQLSLERVRRDASTPSDFLRLMKQPEGVSRQAVRAADYMDYTVELITKSLQRRHKRSINATDLLSDEDLQTIAELTGCTPLQRPPSCNTIPNLNVFRTATSVCNNRVNPRWGSSNRPLTRWLPAQYEDGISRPRGWTPSENINGFMLPLARAVSNRIVAANDMVPTDPLYSHMVTIFGQWTDHDLSFTPHSPVIRSFNDGIDCDDSCENTEPCFPIQIPSFDPRFGRNSSECIPFFRSAPACGSGETGNIFGMRNIRQQMNTLTAYMDAGQVYGADDAKARSLRNLTTDQGLLRVNTMYTDNGRELLPFSSMDPRICATRGRITNDSDAEEVPCFLAGDSRVNENIALTSVHTLMLREHNRLVRALAQLNPHWNGERLYQEARKIMGAYFQVITYRDYLRLIVGPDFIASQLSTYPGYNETVDSSISNAFATAAFRFAHLQVNAFIFRLNETYQEHPEFPHVMLHRAFRAPWRVTFEGGLDPILRGLVGARAKLNTQDQMMSDELRERLFEFNNHVALDLASLNLQRGRDHALPGYNEWRKFCGLSQPQNLSQLAEVLNNTDLATRLLDLYGTTDNIDLWLGGVSEPFVRGGRVGPLFACLISTQFQKIREGDRFWWENDGVFTEAQRESLAETSLARIICDNTGITEVPERPLLFRPRGSGYTQCMDIPAFDLSPWQENNTSPGSPGSQGPPGPRGPTGPRGPPGPRGPPGPPGPSSSTHKVAFSMQLINNYPKSGQPIVFTQEVFNEQKSYNNKTGYFICEYPGVYEFTFYCRISQYGAKLDLMLNNTRVVHSYTTRQRGFLTASGGVILKLAKGDKVWLVAHHRGNGLLRDSVFNGHLLFE, encoded by the exons ATGAGTTGGGCCTCGGACGGGTCTAAcgacaagacaatgatccaaaacataaac GAAGACATGGCGTGGCACCGACGATTGTGGAAAACGCCTCCATTGGGGCCGTCCACACCGGGAGGAGCTCCAGGCCATGCCCACCGGAGGCGCCGACACCCAGACTCCCCGACCACGACAGACACAGGGACCCCACACCGAG ggCTGAGCAGGAGCTTCATGGAAAACAAGGTGGAGACTGCAAAGGCCAGAGTAGACGCGGACTACTTGTACTCCAGACAACT TTCCCTTGAACGAGTGAGAAGGGATGCTTCCACCCCCTCGGACTTCCTGCGGCTGATGAAGCAGCctgaaggtgtgtccagacagGCCGTGAGGGCAGCGGACTACATGGACTACACCGTGGAGCTCATCACCAAGTCTCTGCAACGGCGCCACAAGCGATCCATCAACGCCACAG ATCTGCTCTCCGACGAGGACCTGCAGACCATCGCTGAGCTGACAGGCTGCACTCCACTCCAGCGACCGCCTTCCTGCAACACTATTCCGAATTTGAACGTCTTTCGCACTGCAACCAGCGTCTGCAACAATAG AGTGAACCCTCGCTGGGGATCATCCAACAGACCCTTGACCCGCTGGCTCCCTGCTCAGTATGAGGATGGCATCTCTAGGCCCAGAGGTTGGACCCCAAGTGAAAATATCAACGGATTCATGCTCCCACTG GCCCGGGCAGTGTCCAACCGTATCGTGGCAGCTAACGATATGGTACCGACTGACCCCCTCTACAGCCACATGGTGACAATCTTTGGGCAGTGGACTGACCACGACCTGTCCTTCACCCCCCACTCTCCTGTCATCCGCTCATTCAACGACGGCATTGACTGCGATGACAGCTGTGAAAACACAGAGCCCTGCTTCCCCATCCAG ATTCCCAGTTTTGACCCCCGCTTTGGCAGGAACTCAAGTGAGTGCATACCTTTCTTCAGGTCAGCACCAGCTTGTGGTTCTGGAGAGACAGGCAACATCTTTGGCATGAGAAACATCCGTCAGCAGATGAACACCCTCACGGCCTACATGGATGCAGGTCAGGTCTACGGTGCTGATGATGCCAAAGCTCGCTCGCTCCGCAACCTGACGACAGACCAGGGCCTATTGAGGGTCAACACGATGTACACAGACAACGGCCGTGAGCTTCTGCCATTCAGCAGCATGGACCCCAGAATATGTGCCACCCGAGGGCGCATAACTAACGACAGCGATGCAGAGGAGGTGCCCTGTTTTTTGGCAG GTGATTCACGTGTAAATGAGAACATTGCGCTGACTTCTGTACACACCCTCATGCTGCGTGAACACAACAGACTTGTCCGTGCCCTGGCTCAACTCAATCCTCACTGGAACGGAGAGAGACTGTACCAAGAAGCCCGCAAAATCATGGGAGCATATTTTCAG gttATCACTTACAGAGACTATTTACGCCTGATTGTTGGCCCAGACTTCATTGCCTCGCAGCTGTCCACCTACCCTGGGTATAACGAGACTGTGGATTCAAGCATCTCCAATGCGTTTGCCACGGCTGCCTTCCGATTCGCCCACCTCCAGGTTAACGCGTTCATATTCCGTCTGAATGAGACATACCAGGAGCACCCTGAATTCCCCCATGTGATGCTGCACAGAGCTTTCCGAGCACCATGGAGGGTCACCTTTGAAG GTGGTTTGGACCCAATCCTGAGAGGGCTGGTAGGCGCGAGGGCCAAGCTGAACACTCAAGATCAGATGATGAGTGATGAGCTGAGGGAAAGGCTGTTTGAGTTCAACAATCATGTGGCACTGGATCTGGCATCACTGAACTTGCAGAGAGGGCGAGACCATGCACTTCCTG GCTACAATGAATGGCGCAAGTTCTGTGGACTGTCACAACCACAAAATCTGTCACAGTTGGCAGAAGTGCTGAACAACACAGACCTGGCCACGAGGCTGCTGGATCTCTATGGCACAACCGACAACATTGATCTGTGGCTGGGAGGTGTGTCTGAGCCGTTTGTCAGAGGAGGAAGAGTTGGACCCCTGTTCGCCTGTCTCATTTCAACACAGTTCCAAAAGATCCGTGAGGGAGACCG ATTCTGGTGGGAGAATGACGGTGTCTTCACTGAGGCTCAGAGGGAGTCCCTGGCAGAAACATCACTTGCCAGGATCATCTGTGACAACACCGGCATCACTGAAGTACCTGAGAGACCTCTGCTGTTCCGACCTCGAGGCAGTGGTTACACTCAGTGCATGGACATCCCAGCCTTTGACCTGAGTCCATGGCAGGAGAACA atACCTCACCTGGATCCCCTGGAAGCCAAG GCCCTCCTGGACCCAGAGGACCTACAG GACCCAGAGGACCACCTGGCCCCAGAGGACCACCCGGCCCCCCTGGACCTTCTTCCAGCACGCACAAAGTGGCCTTCTCTATGCAACTGATAAACAACTACCCCAAATCTGGTCAACCCATTGTCTTCACCCAGGAAGTCTTCAATGAACAGAAGTCCTACAACAATAAAACTGGGTATTTTATCTGTGAGTACCCAGGTGTTTATGAGTTTACATTCTACTGTAGGATCAGCCAATATGGCGCTAAATTGGATCTGATGCTTAACAATACCCGGGTTGTGCATTCGTATACCACCCGGCAAAGAGGTTTCCTCACAGCCAGTGGAGGCGTCATCCTTAAGCTTGCGAAGGGAGACAAAGTCTGGCTGGTGGCTCACCATAGAGGTAACGGTCTTCTCAGAGACAGTGTTTTCAATGGGCATCTTCTCTTTGAATAG
- the LOC127534645 gene encoding eosinophil peroxidase-like isoform X13, producing the protein MSWASDGSNDKTMIQNINEDMAWHRRLWKTPPLGPSTPGGAPGHAHRRRRHPDSPTTTDTGTPHRGLSRSFMENKVETAKARVDADYLYSRQLSLERVRRDASTPSDFLRLMKQPEGVSRQAVRAADYMDYTVELITKSLQRRHKRSINATDLLSDEDLQTIAELTGCTPLQRPPSCNTIPNLNVFRTATSVCNNRVNPRWGSSNRPLTRWLPAQYEDGISRPRGWTPSENINGFMLPLARAVSNRIVAANDMVPTDPLYSHMVTIFGQWTDHDLSFTPHSPVIRSFNDGIDCDDSCENTEPCFPIQIPSFDPRFGRNSSECIPFFRSAPACGSGETGNIFGMRNIRQQMNTLTAYMDAGQVYGADDAKARSLRNLTTDQGLLRVNTMYTDNGRELLPFSSMDPRICATRGRITNDSDAEEVPCFLAGDSRVNENIALTSVHTLMLREHNRLVRALAQLNPHWNGERLYQEARKIMGAYFQVITYRDYLRLIVGPDFIASQLSTYPGYNETVDSSISNAFATAAFRFAHLQVNAFIFRLNETYQEHPEFPHVMLHRAFRAPWRVTFEGGLDPILRGLVGARAKLNTQDQMMSDELRERLFEFNNHVALDLASLNLQRGRDHALPGYNEWRKFCGLSQPQNLSQLAEVLNNTDLATRLLDLYGTTDNIDLWLGGVSEPFVRGGRVGPLFACLISTQFQKIREGDRFWWENDGVFTEAQRESLAETSLARIICDNTGITEVPERPLLFRPRGSGYTQCMDIPAFDLSPWQENNTSPGSPGSQDTSPGSPGSQDTSPGSPGSQDTSPGSPGSQDTSPGSPGSQVFAVQPTHAHCALLSSPFCTIITCLQGLLWHVLL; encoded by the exons ATGAGTTGGGCCTCGGACGGGTCTAAcgacaagacaatgatccaaaacataaac GAAGACATGGCGTGGCACCGACGATTGTGGAAAACGCCTCCATTGGGGCCGTCCACACCGGGAGGAGCTCCAGGCCATGCCCACCGGAGGCGCCGACACCCAGACTCCCCGACCACGACAGACACAGGGACCCCACACCGAG ggCTGAGCAGGAGCTTCATGGAAAACAAGGTGGAGACTGCAAAGGCCAGAGTAGACGCGGACTACTTGTACTCCAGACAACT TTCCCTTGAACGAGTGAGAAGGGATGCTTCCACCCCCTCGGACTTCCTGCGGCTGATGAAGCAGCctgaaggtgtgtccagacagGCCGTGAGGGCAGCGGACTACATGGACTACACCGTGGAGCTCATCACCAAGTCTCTGCAACGGCGCCACAAGCGATCCATCAACGCCACAG ATCTGCTCTCCGACGAGGACCTGCAGACCATCGCTGAGCTGACAGGCTGCACTCCACTCCAGCGACCGCCTTCCTGCAACACTATTCCGAATTTGAACGTCTTTCGCACTGCAACCAGCGTCTGCAACAATAG AGTGAACCCTCGCTGGGGATCATCCAACAGACCCTTGACCCGCTGGCTCCCTGCTCAGTATGAGGATGGCATCTCTAGGCCCAGAGGTTGGACCCCAAGTGAAAATATCAACGGATTCATGCTCCCACTG GCCCGGGCAGTGTCCAACCGTATCGTGGCAGCTAACGATATGGTACCGACTGACCCCCTCTACAGCCACATGGTGACAATCTTTGGGCAGTGGACTGACCACGACCTGTCCTTCACCCCCCACTCTCCTGTCATCCGCTCATTCAACGACGGCATTGACTGCGATGACAGCTGTGAAAACACAGAGCCCTGCTTCCCCATCCAG ATTCCCAGTTTTGACCCCCGCTTTGGCAGGAACTCAAGTGAGTGCATACCTTTCTTCAGGTCAGCACCAGCTTGTGGTTCTGGAGAGACAGGCAACATCTTTGGCATGAGAAACATCCGTCAGCAGATGAACACCCTCACGGCCTACATGGATGCAGGTCAGGTCTACGGTGCTGATGATGCCAAAGCTCGCTCGCTCCGCAACCTGACGACAGACCAGGGCCTATTGAGGGTCAACACGATGTACACAGACAACGGCCGTGAGCTTCTGCCATTCAGCAGCATGGACCCCAGAATATGTGCCACCCGAGGGCGCATAACTAACGACAGCGATGCAGAGGAGGTGCCCTGTTTTTTGGCAG GTGATTCACGTGTAAATGAGAACATTGCGCTGACTTCTGTACACACCCTCATGCTGCGTGAACACAACAGACTTGTCCGTGCCCTGGCTCAACTCAATCCTCACTGGAACGGAGAGAGACTGTACCAAGAAGCCCGCAAAATCATGGGAGCATATTTTCAG gttATCACTTACAGAGACTATTTACGCCTGATTGTTGGCCCAGACTTCATTGCCTCGCAGCTGTCCACCTACCCTGGGTATAACGAGACTGTGGATTCAAGCATCTCCAATGCGTTTGCCACGGCTGCCTTCCGATTCGCCCACCTCCAGGTTAACGCGTTCATATTCCGTCTGAATGAGACATACCAGGAGCACCCTGAATTCCCCCATGTGATGCTGCACAGAGCTTTCCGAGCACCATGGAGGGTCACCTTTGAAG GTGGTTTGGACCCAATCCTGAGAGGGCTGGTAGGCGCGAGGGCCAAGCTGAACACTCAAGATCAGATGATGAGTGATGAGCTGAGGGAAAGGCTGTTTGAGTTCAACAATCATGTGGCACTGGATCTGGCATCACTGAACTTGCAGAGAGGGCGAGACCATGCACTTCCTG GCTACAATGAATGGCGCAAGTTCTGTGGACTGTCACAACCACAAAATCTGTCACAGTTGGCAGAAGTGCTGAACAACACAGACCTGGCCACGAGGCTGCTGGATCTCTATGGCACAACCGACAACATTGATCTGTGGCTGGGAGGTGTGTCTGAGCCGTTTGTCAGAGGAGGAAGAGTTGGACCCCTGTTCGCCTGTCTCATTTCAACACAGTTCCAAAAGATCCGTGAGGGAGACCG ATTCTGGTGGGAGAATGACGGTGTCTTCACTGAGGCTCAGAGGGAGTCCCTGGCAGAAACATCACTTGCCAGGATCATCTGTGACAACACCGGCATCACTGAAGTACCTGAGAGACCTCTGCTGTTCCGACCTCGAGGCAGTGGTTACACTCAGTGCATGGACATCCCAGCCTTTGACCTGAGTCCATGGCAGGAGAACA atACCTCACCTGGATCCCCTGGAAGCCAAG